GCCGACCAACGGCCATCCTGGCGGGCCTGGAGGGAGCGGAGGTGATGATCTTTTGATGATAGAACGAATCAAATAGCGGGtaatgaagaagagaagagtTGCCGCGAAGATTTCCCTTAAGAGGAACGCCATCGCTAAGAAGTATGAGATATGAAAGAGTCTTATCTGGAGTGGAACATAAATGAACGATTAAtatgggaaattataaaaaatggtcaaaataccctcccactaagcaaaaatgcccaaagtcattattttcaagcaaaaatgcccaaatttaCTATTCCTAAGCCAAAATACCCATGACTTtctctaaaataccaaaattacccttcccttcatttatataaacctcctcactcactagaaggggttaaataaagttttattaaaattagggggtattgtgaaattaaacattataagagcattataaatttttcaatgaaattttaggaatagataattgaggggtcaaacgaaatgttattaaaatttggggggcattttgatatatcgactcgtatttttcatatttccgaagaatttttcaattgtcgtcattctaggatttttcaacttttagaatttgaatttcagttttgtttttttgaatttcaccgtttacgagatatcgactcgtatttttcagattttcgaagaatttttcaattgttaccattctagggtttttcaacttttagaatttgaatttcagttctatttttttaaatttcaccgttttacgatagatcaattcgtattttttagatttctgaagaattttttgattgttgccattttagagtttttcaacttttagaattcgaatttcagttccatttttttcgaatttcaccgttttatgatagaTTGACCCgtattttttctgatttttgaagaatttttcgattgttgtcattctagggttttttaatttttagaattcaaatttcaaccCGTGCACGACATATCGCATCTGGCCGAAAATGTCTGAACTcatcggggattcgcagctcgccGTCAATCCGTTTTCTTTTGCGAGAATTATCctacacaaattttaaaaattcgttagacattcaaaaaaacaaatttgtaaCCAAACGTATTCGtgcaaaaaacataaaaagaagaaaaatacgaaataatcaaaaagtaaatgacaaaacttaacaaataagattgtTTGAATTCTagacgttgaaataccttaaaatgtcaataattaaaaaattgattgaaatctagaaaatacgagtcgatatagccAAAAACGGTAAAATACGGAAAAACTTCAATGAAATGTgatttctataagttgaaataccatagaatgttaacaatcaaaaaatcgattgaaaataagaaaatatgatttgatatatcctgaaaacagtgaaattcaaaaaaacggaattgaaattcgaattctaaaagttgaaatatcctagaatgacaataatcaaaaaattcttcggaaatctgaaaaatacgagtcgatatatcgtaaaacgatgaaattcgaaaaaacaaaactgaaattcgaattctaaaagttgaataaccctagaatgacaacaatcaaaaaattcttcaaaaatctgaaaaatacgagtctatatctcgtaaaacagtgaaattcgaaaaaacgtaactgaaattcgaattctaaaagttgaaaaaccctagaatggtaacaatcaaaaaattcttcagaaatcttaaaaataagagtcgatctatcgtaaaacggtgaaatttgaaaaaacagaactgaaattcgaattctaaaagttgaaaaaccctagaataacaacaatcaaaaaattcttcgaaaatctaaaaaatacgagtcaatatatcgtaaaacgatgaaattcgaaaaaaacaaaactgaaattcgaattttaaaagttgaaaaaccctagaatgacaataatcaaaaaattcttcgaaaatctgaaataCGAGTCCatctatcgtaaaacagtgaaattcgaaaaaacggaactgaaattcgaattctaaaagttgaaaatccctagaatggcaacaatcgaaaaatacgagtcgatctatcgtaaaacggtgaaattcaaaaaaagggaattgaaattcgaattctaaaagttgaaaaatcttagaatggcaacaattgaaaaattcttcggaaatctgaaaaatacgaatcgatctatcataaaacggtgaaattcgaaaaaacggaactgaaattcaaaaacacgaatcaatatatcctataaatgaaaaaatcaaaatattgagttaaaattacgttattacatcgtaaattgtgtcaaaagctccaaaattagaaaaatcgaatctcaaatttgataattacatatggaaaaaccctaaaactgaaaaaacggatataaaattcgaaaactacacgatcagaaaccctagataacaaaattctcaatttacctcCTCATTaaaattcctttttaaaacAGGTCAactgttatatgacaaatttcagaaaaatctgctgtgttctaaggaatctCTCCGACTccccaatattttaacaaagctattgtacccccctaacccacggtcaatgtctgctgaccgtgggagaaatcATTTGACCGTGGGAAATACTGTTCCCACGGTCAGACTACCAATCCTTCGACAGCCATTTGtggccaaaatttggttgttttggccaaaattttttcataaatcaaatctacacgttgtataatacaaaacctctcaatcaattcaacgaaaacaaccaagaatcaaaacattttaagtattgttcaaatcgaaatcctaaaatttcaaacctcaaaatctcaatcaaatctcaataatatgaacaataacttgattcaaacgaGATTAtgagagatatactaaccttctttgccatttgcggttaccgaaaagcaagaaaatcgacgaaaaTCTGGTTGACCGTGAGATGACAGTGGgaaagtgggaaattttgaattttctttgaatttgcacagtgaaatGACTGTGGAAAGTAagaaatttgctgtgtttatatatgggggcagttttgtcatttcacaaaatctgggtatttttgcttaaacctgaatagTTTGGGCAATTTAATCAAaccccctaaattttggctatttttttataatttcccttaatataattacttttaattatagcCGGATGACTATCTGTTGttgcaattattatttttcttaactcTTTCTTCTAAGGTTTTTCTGCCTTTACATTCTTACATGaagataaataattgatttttgtccTGTTGTGTGATTTTTCTTACCTCTCTGAAGATCATCTCGGCAAGAGAGTCAATCACTATACCACCGATGATAATGATATGCGTACTATGATAATTCTAACCCGTTATCAATCTACCTGAGAGAGACCTCCACATCCAACTTTCAAATTTCACAATCCAAAATTATTGAAACCACCATGATATGTTGAATGGCCGTTAACCCAAAagcttaaattattataaaattgtccTTAAACTTAAAATGTTCCCTCACATATATGGTGGAATAATGGACTTGACACAGATTCAATAACACacaaaaacaagttttataacCAACACTTATACTAAATATACCTAATAGAATGGTAGGATCCATTTACAATACCTTTCAGTCAATCTAAAATGAATCTCACATGTATGgtcaaataatgaaaaagacAAGTAGTTTCATGCACATACAAACACAAGTGTGAATCCACACACAAACCAATACTTTCTGTTAAATTTGCCCCCTAGAATGCTAGGATTCAAGTGCAAGAAGTCAATATCACTCTTATACCGTATCAAGTAACCTCTAATATAGGAAATTAAagcttagaaaaaaaatctaataatatagtATTTGAGGAAAAAGAAGATAAGCCAAAAATATTGGTCAAGTATCAAAGTATCAATTTCAAAGAGCCACTGCCTCTTTAGCAGCTATGACTAAACTTGATGGCATCTAGTGAAGAATTTGATGTTCATCAACAATGTTATACATTCCCCGTTTGACAAGCAATTTTAACAATGTCTTTCCATGAAAGTCAGAAAGCAGGATTctacaacaaatttcaaataataaccaaaattttttttcctaagaATTTTATTCATTGCAAACAACCATTATCACTCATCTATAGACACATTAATTGGGTTGGGCCTCCCAAAACACGAAAAAAGAAACCCAATGTGATAAGACCCGACTGGCACTATAGAGTGTCGGGCTAGGCCCATGGGCATATCGGGCCGGGTTGAGGGTTTTAGTATTAGGCCCATGGGCTAACCtgatattatttacaaaataaaataaaaaataatttttttcttcttacgGCAAAAGCAGACTTATGCAAAATGACAGAAGCTGATTCTGCCACTTGGCGAAAGATGCTTCTGGCAAATGGCAGAAGTTGTTCTACTTTTGCAGCAGAAGCAACGGCTTCTGCCTTTTGTAGCAGAAGTCGTTGGCTCTGGCCAATAGCagttgcttaatttttttttaaatttttaaatttatttatttttttctctataaaaacctattcaatttttcatttttactttcatttacaattacaaatttctcaatctctcaatttcaattatttcattatattttcaattttattttctttcattaactctcttttgaaaaatatctgaattcacaatactttatgtttataatttcatttttatttttattttatcgttacaaaatattataaattgagtcaatgtcaaatgaattcaattcatttgaatattatcatgctggtgctaatgatattattgatgatgcacaaagTGGAATAGGTGGAGCACTAATGGGTGAAAATGGTACAGGTATAGGTTTGCATTATTcgacagagaaaaaaaaaacaaatgtcaaTGGTATGAGAGCACTTCGATAGAATAGAGAAAACAATTGACGAAAAATTAATTCGTCTTGCAGTATGTAAACATTGtggttcttgtttaacatgtgcaagtatAAGTGAGACGGGACATCTTCGTTgacatgttactgattactgtaaaaaaaatttcatgtaaGCTcaaaggacaaaaacaaattgcattcaccagatTGCGATCCGTTGGTCCAAGTGACACTTCAGCAAGAGGTCTGAGTGGTTCCAGCATATGGGAGAAATGTTGACTTTtacatataatcaaataaagatGCAATGTTACATAGCCAGGTATGTAGTTGTTTCTAATCAACTTTTTAGTTAtgtagaagatgaaattttagaatagattatgcaaaatagtatttaaccagcatttagaagaattcctaaGTCAACTTTTAGGTtagatatattgagaaattatgaattaatgaaaataaaaattattggagaattaagtaattttaatggtgttatttcaataacttatgatttatggactgctacaaatcaatatatagaGTATCTTTGTACAACTgcccattatattaattatgattgacaattatgcaaaaaaaatattgcaattagaaatttagaatatccgcATGATAATCTTACAATTTATCATgcattagtaaatatttttgaggaatataaaattaataattctattttttcaattacttttgataatgctaaaaataatgataaagttattgaatatatatataatcatttgtctcctccatttaatgaaaaattatttcatgttagatgtgcatgtcatattattaatttaattactcaAAAAAGCTTGAACTTAgttaaaaaacatttagaagtaattagatATGTCATTACATACATTTTATTTTCCCTGTCACAGatacaaatatatcatcaattatgtataTCAATGgggttgagaagaaaaaaattaaaaatagatattaaaatgatatgaaattcaacatatctcatgttgaaagcatatgaagttcctataacacaATACTTTAATCCCCAACCAAAAGATTCGATagatcctatttttttgacagatcaaaattaaaaaatagctACGACTTTAATAAACTTATTAGAGTTATGGAAGAAAGCCACAAATCATTACTCATGTGTGTATAATCCAacaatttgttttataatatataatatggtaacaataagtgatatttttaaaaaaacataagtaTCATCACTCTCATCGTGCTTTTCagaatatatgtatgcaaatggaacaaaaattttaaaaatattgaaacgaaattcctttactttattctgcagctactgttttagatcctagggcaaaaactaatggattacaaaatttatttggtgttattaatgaaaatttatcaattaatagcaatgttaattctgttgaatatgttcaagattttttacctaatatatatagtatttaggTATATTCTGCATTGAAGGTAAGTTCTGATAGTTCAGGTAAAAACAAGTTACGCATATGGTCTCTGTTGCACAAAGGTGAACAAATTGCTAGTCAAAGTACatattatagtcaattttataattatatcaaaattaactattatccaaaaattgtttaaagatATAATGTTGAAAAACTAGACGTTTTGacatggtggaaagacaaggcaAAAACTTTTCCTATGCTTACACCCATTGCCcaagatctactaacacctccagtgtcaactgtagcatcggAATCCGCTTTTAGTGCAGGTAGATGCGTGTTGGATGTATTaagttatacaaaaaaattttgattatgtattaagttaattaggtttaatagttaattaaatactttatatttaagttgttatattaattttcaatagaaGATTTATGAAAAGTATTAAAACTATTATGATACTATCgtatttttagaaacatattattgatgatatattatattaaactcgtatatatacgtttcatacttttttcgaatgcaaattttaaaaatatttttttataaacatattttttattattcgtgatattatacttatataattcatatatcgAATTTTCCTTGTTCTTGTATTTTCTATCTACGCGCTATACTAAATACAAAATTGAGAAGCAAACGAatacaattttttctctctctcattATTTTAGCTGGGAATACAACGCTGATTGCAACCAAATACAAATTACtctgtaaaaaatatatatatattgttgcaGCTTTTATGGCAAATATGAAAAGACCAGACATTTCTGGCAAATTTAGGAGCTTGATTATCTGTTGTTAAACATAGGCACCCGGGGCAAGTCTTGGGGAAACCATAGCCGAAAGAGGCACAGCTTTTTGCAGTGTGAGGCCGAAAATTTCTTCCATGTCTAACTCTTTAACTCCCTCTGGTAATTTCCAGTCAAACGAATGAATTAAGCTTCCCAAAACGTACTCAACTTGAACCATTCCCATTCTCACTCCAGCACACATTCTTCTTCGAGCTCCAAATGGGATCAACTCGAAGTCGTTTCCTCGAGGATCAatcttcttattcttttcactcaaAAACCGCTCTGGTGCAAACTCTAATGGGTTCTCCCACACGTCGGGGTCGCGGCCGATTGCCCAAATGTTTACTTGGAGGCGAGTGTTTTTGGGGATGAAGTAGCCGTTTACAATGCAATCTTCGGATGAGAGGCGAGGCAGATTGAGTGGTGTTGGGGGGTGTTTTCTTAAGGTTTCTTTGCATATGGCTTGTAAGTATGGGAGCTTCGGAATGTCAGCTTCTTCGAGCCTCCGGCCTCTTCCGATTACTTTATCCATCTCCTCGTGTGCCTTCTTAAAGATGGTTGGATTCATCAACATCTCCGTCAGGGCCCATTCGATGATGCTCGATGATGTATCCGTGCCGGCCACAAATAAGTTCTAGCACAAGTTTGAATAGTCTAGTTGAGTCACGCGCTTAGTCAgaaattatagtaaaattataattatctaatttgaattataataaaataatatttagttacATTgtaatacatatcaaatatcaaatatgtattcatatataaaaaaatcaatttatattaatggaTCCAAGGGGGCAATTGCCCCTCCTTGTCCCTTCCTCCTCCGGTCCATGAGCTgatttacaaatcaaataaaactctAACTAAAAGAAGTGTTTAAGAGATACCAGGAGGAGTCCGTTGATGTTATCGTTACTAAGTCTTTCGTCGTCTGGCTTGTCTCCGTAAGTCAAAATAGTGTCAAGCACATCAGGGTGTTCTTTATGCTCATGACTGGTGGCAATATGTTCCTCAATCATCTTCGTTATCATGGAATCGACTTGTTTGtgtaatttcttcattttctgcTGGGTGCCTCTGTCCAAGAAACCCAAGGCCGGAATGATATCCCCCACCAATAAAACCGCTGCATACTTCATCATCTCCACAACCAGAACCTTAAACTCATCCGATTCCGAACTATTTGTTGCAAAAACACGACGGCTGAGAACCACCTGTCCGATCACATTCGCCGTAAGATACGATAACATTGTAGGCATCAATACGGGCTCGCCTTTCCGGTTAGCCTCAAGCAAATCCTGAAGCATGAGGCCGACCTCGGACACCCGAAAATGTGCCCAATTTTCCATGGCTTTACTACCAAACATATGAGTATTACACACTTTGCGCAGCAATGTCCATCTGGGTCCATATTCAGCGTTAACCATGTCTTGTCCGTCATAGGCCATATGGTGGACGCCTGCATCGGTTGGACGGTTTGAGAAATTGAGATCCTGGTTTTTGAGGAAGGCTTTAGCGGCTTCCGGGGTTGAGGCCACCACCATGTCTTGGCTTCCGAATTTCAGATACATGATTGGGCCGTACTTTTTGGCCATTTTGGCTAAGCCGACATGGGGCTGGCTGCCTATGAGGGGGAGGGCGCCGACGATGGGAAACCCCTGTGGTTCTGGAGGGAGCGGTGGTCTTGATCTCCTGAAGAGAGAATGAACGAAAAAGCGTGTTATGAAGAAGAGGAGAACCAAGGCAAGGCCCTCCTCCAGCAGGAAGGAGTCTTGGAGTAGTGTCATTTCTTCTCAAAGGAGCGGCTTCCACTCGGTTGAGCGACAGAATCAATGTGGATGGTTGGAATATATAAGGGTTTGAAATTCATTTGAGATGTTGAATGAATTGCAAGTATTTCAAGTCTCACCGAACCAAACAAACAAGAGCACTGCTACGTGTGCAAGTCATTGGTATATCCAATTGTGTAAATCTTGATAGACATAGTAATTTATTCAACAGTAACTTGTTCAACAGTAACTGTTATCGtatgatattttctaatattaattaacaagGCTGAGTTAAATAATTCATGGAGGATGGCAGGGAAGCTCATTTTACGGTATGATGTTCAACCATTGTATTATTCAAATATgcagaaattttaaattaagttaatcaTTTAAGGGTACCATTGTATGGTTcgattattatttaaaataaggcAATATCAAACAGATTGTACTATGAGAGAAAGAATCAGAATACAACAAGAATAATATTACAATTACAGACTTCTCttactaattttaaataatattttctttggaaaattatattatataaagccTTAATCAATATTTCCTTGAAGGTTATTTTCTCTAAACATTGTAACTatctaaacaaaatataattaaaaactcaataatCCAATACAACTCCGAACACATTCAAACTCATTTACTCCTAAACACACTTGAAACCAACAGCGAACAATTGTCTAATCCCAGTATCCATCacctttttttattcatattttgcaGTCAAAGACTGGTTCAAGGAATAAGCCAACCTCTTCATCGCCGGCAATGTGGGTCAGTTTTCATTTGGTAATCTCATTCAGATTCTTAATTGTTTTAGTCGGTTGGCTTATGCAATTTGTTCCATAGCCTTCTTGCCTCCCGGGTCTCTTTACCAACTTCAAATCTGACTATAGCTGAGCACATGTCGAGCCACCATAGCCACCACAATTCTGATGGCTGCATTATGTAACCAAACTATGTACTTGGCATGGCCATGATTTAAATACTCAGTTCTCACTATTGAAGCTCTGAAAAAACtctgattaataaaaaatgctGCGTAGGTGGGAGGAAAAGGAATCAAATTTTCTAATGGCATAATTTGGTGGGGAtgatttttatacttttttattcCTTAGGACAGGAATGTAAATACCCATGATGAACATCAAGCTTGAGAAACAGCACTACATATctccagatattaatttatgtcaaatatattctcaatttatatgttttcttcAAGTAGTTAGTTGGTCGATGAATTTCATGTTAAATGAAAACTCATATTGGTAGaccttttatttagtttatttgcAGTGTTTTGAAATATTCAAAGATACTCTAAGATTCATATAGTCTGACAGAATACTAAGTGTCTATGGACGTACGTACGAGATTGTCTTAAATTCTTAAGATGTGTTTGGTTGAGGGCgattaaagattactttaataattttttttattatttacattattttatttggtttataagtaaaaataaattatggtaatcttttattaccaatgatgatatgacagataatataaaaggtaatctgattactacctctgtcttaggtattaaaagattaccaaaataatcttgattttattataatatataatttatttattaatttttttaaagcaaaaataatcttcttttcaattaatataacaaataacataaaaaatattttataataattacctaatgatatttaagtaaaataatatactagtattcttttattacctttaatcaaacatagtaataatttatacccaataatctttaaggtaatctatcttcaaagtaattttttaattttaataataaaacattcataGAACCAAACGCTCCTCTTAGTGTTAATGAAAGCTTTCTATTTTTTTGGCTAGCATGGAAGCCTAGGCCATGGAGTTATTTATAGAAACTACTAAGCTACAGTTGTATATACAGAATCAATTACATCTCCAAATGTTAAACACTCCTGGATTTTAAGAGCAAATTACATGAGTAGTTTCACAACCTCACTTAGTTGACCTGGTGAGATTGTCCAATAAAACAAATCATATGTTGATGCGGAAAATTGCACCATCGAAAGTTATTCCAAATTAATGAGATTTAGGtgcaaaaatatgaaatattaaaacagCTGGTAATAagtcattaatttttatgtggttcaacataaaacaaataatgacataaatCTACAATGTAAGAATTGATGTAaatagaattatagaaaataacTAGAGTTTTTCTCCTTTTATATTGCAGAAAACACATACaataattatgaataatgatataataatggTTGTCGAGACGTAAGGAAGAGTAAATATACTTTCGTTAGTTTGTTGTTGAATATTGGGAAATGGTCACCCCAATATTTTACATGCATTATCTATAAAGTGTCATCACTTATTAGGGATCGAAGGTGTTCCCTTGATAATTAAGTGAAGTTAAGGATTTTAGGTCATTAAAGTTTTGAGTCCTAAGGTGTACTCTAAATGATCAAGTACAAATGAAATAAgagtttaattatataaaaagatatattataaatgtgtAGGATCAAGTTCTCCTACTAACTGAGTGACTTATCACTCACTCTTCattccttttttgttttggaGGTAACAAGTGAGGATGATGATTGTGATAGGGTGGGTTAGCAAGATAAGACAACTTGAGGGTAATATTGtcattttgattatatatgttttatgtttatgttatgaGTTGTTGACAATTGAATCATGTTTTCATTACTATACACTAGTTGTTGACAATTAAAGACATCTTTTGATGCTCCTCTTGTTGTAGTTATAATTGAAGATATTCTTGGTAATTTATATGTGAAGTTTTATGTATGTTAAAATAGTTTAAGTTTATCATACTTAATTAGACAAGAGTAGAAGCGTTTCTCTTCAAAGGATAATACTTTTGGAAATGAGTGTTACAAGTTagtatcaaagcatgattttggtaccaaaaaaaatttccaaatgtGTATTGTTAACTCAagcaaaattaagaaaagtctCTTATGCTTAGGGTTGGACTTGAACCGAGCCTGTTCAAGCTCTAGTTTGAGCTCGGTTCAAACGAGTCCGAAACAAGCCAGCCCTATAAAAGCTCGGTCGAGCTCGAGTTACTCGccaaaattgttaattaaaaattttaatacaaaacaacgtcattttaaccaatatatattaaaacaatgttgttttaataacaaaatagttaaaaactcgagcTCGAAACAAGTTGAGCTAAGTTCGAGCTTGGCTTCCAAAAGCTCgacgagcttgagcttgaactcgagctcTGTTATATATAAACCGAGTCGAGCTCGTGTTATGCTATGCTAATCACACTCACTAGTCAATTGTTGTAAGTTTAAAGTTATTACCTACTAAGTTATGCTTATGAGATAATGTTTGTGGGTTTTATATGATCATTATGAGGAGAACCAAGAGGTTTAATAAAAATCTTTCAACTGCCAACCCATAGGAGGCATAAAACAAGGGGACAACTACCTTGACCTCCTATATGGGATTCAATGCCATCAACATAAGAAACATAATTTGCACTCCAAGTAGCATGAGTGTGCCAGTAGTGGCACCACTA
This is a stretch of genomic DNA from Mangifera indica cultivar Alphonso unplaced genomic scaffold, CATAS_Mindica_2.1 Un_0018, whole genome shotgun sequence. It encodes these proteins:
- the LOC123205865 gene encoding flavonoid 3',5'-hydroxylase 1-like encodes the protein MTLLQDSFLLEEGLALVLLFFITRFFVHSLFRRSRPPLPPEPQGFPIVGALPLIGSQPHVGLAKMAKKYGPIMYLKFGSQDMVVASTPEAAKAFLKNQDLNFSNRPTDAGVHHMAYDGQDMVNAEYGPRWTLLRKVCNTHMFGSKAMENWAHFRVSEVGLMLQDLLEANRKGEPVLMPTMLSYLTANVIGQVVLSRRVFATNSSESDEFKVLVVEMMKYAAVLLVGDIIPALGFLDRGTQQKMKKLHKQVDSMITKMIEEHIATSHEHKEHPDVLDTILTYGDKPDDERLSNDNINGLLLNLFVAGTDTSSSIIEWALTEMLMNPTIFKKAHEEMDKVIGRGRRLEEADIPKLPYLQAICKETLRKHPPTPLNLPRLSSEDCIVNGYFIPKNTRLQVNIWAIGRDPDVWENPLEFAPERFLSEKNKKIDPRGNDFELIPFGARRRMCAGVRMGMVQVEYVLGSLIHSFDWKLPEGVKELDMEEIFGLTLQKAVPLSAMVSPRLAPGAYV